The genome window GTGATCTCCATAGTGAATGACCTGTGTGTTGTGTCCAGTGTGGAGGTGTCTCTGGAACCTGTAATGTCTCGGGCGGGGGAGATAGAGGAACCTACCCAGGTCTCAGATGACTGCGGCCTGCCTTCTACCAGCCAGGAACTCTCCTCCAGCTCTGCAGGTACTGACCCCAACTCTCTACAGTACCAGACCCGCCAACATGTACACATTTTGCATACCAACTATGCAATTCTCTGTCGATGTATGCAGGTACGAGATCCGAGTTAAAAGTAAGCAGAAATTAATAgggcctgttttttttttttttttgtttttttttttttactgttgtttttataaatacaaaaataatcaAAAATAAATCCACTGAGTAAATCTAACATCCCGATTTCTCGAGCTGCAACACAGACATGTACGGAGTTTGTGTAAATGGACATGGAGATTAATACATCATTATTGGACATAGCTACCCCTTGTCTGCCCCTCCTGTTTGTTGTGATGCTGAGTTTGCCGACTGTCAGCTGTACGTAAACACATGGACAAATCCCTTTTCGACTCCGTGTGTTGTGGAAAGGTCAACACTAATTGTTTCAAGCTAACATAAGatggacattcagtgggctctaaAGTGCCAGCAGTTCACTCGCGTTTGCTAGTGAAATAAATTAAATGCGTATACAAAAAATAACTGGTCGCATTTGTGCGTGTGATATATACGTTTAATTCTGCATCCCATTAGTTGTATTTTCCACGTAACATTACGAGGATCATCTAACCTAATTAGCAGTAATTATGATCCACGTCACAAAAAGCattacaaaataataataaaaaataaatctcaACATCTTGGCCTTAAATGGGGTCGGGGGTTTAGAAGACTGCAGGATGAAAAATGGACGAGTGTTCAGTATTGGCTATAGAGGCAATGCTTCTAAAATGCCTTTGCACTAGAGTTGAGATTTTATACATTTTGAAAATCTGAAATTATGTATGCGCTGCAAAGAAATGCAATAGGCTGAAACAGCGGACTCTTCTAGCGAACAGCGTTCAGATTCCCTTTATGGTAGCCTACTGAACAGGTCTGCAGtactctaacctctaacctccacTAGCTAACCCTCAATACCTTAGTGTGCCCTACCCAAGCCAACAGGCCTACTCTATACCCTTACCAATACCCCTCCATTCATACTGGTTGTTGGAATTGGATTTGGTCTACATTCTAGTTGTGAGATTCCTCTCAAATGTGAGTATTTATACTGGTTTTATAGGAGCTTGGCTCTGACCTCCTTGGAATGTTTAATTAAATGGTCCATTGTCTCTGACTAGTAGGCCGTATTGCGTTCTCGGTTTTGTCTGTAGTAGTGTTAGAATGAGCCGTGTGTAActgctccctttctctctgctttaGACACTAGTAGGACTCAGCCCAAACCCTCTAGACCAGGACACAGCCGACAGCTCCAACGCTGGACAGAGAACCGCATGAGGAGAGGTGAGTGAACAGACATTTATATTGTGCACAGCTCTTAATACAACATATAAAACCAAGTCGAGATTAATTGTTGATGTTAAATCGATTTTAATAGTCAAAAAATGCAGAAGAGAAATGTTTCATCTAAAATTATTTGTTACATTAGCATTGTCTTTGCATTATATATTATACAGGCGCTGTACAGAATCAGAATGATTTGTTTTTACATTAATAAAGCAGACCTTTGTCTCATACTAATATGTCTCGTTTGATGGGAACCAGGGACGTTGCCATCACGGGGTGTAACTGGGACTGGGAGGAGATTTGCCCGATAAACAACTGATCAGAGCTCCTGCCCCAACATTATTTCCATCTCCACAAGACCTCATTCCTGCTACTAGACTGGGCACCCTGGTTCCAAAGAGAACCTGCGTTTACCAGAAATCTAAATGATGTATCTGCTGTAGTTATGGTGATCACTGATCATTTCATTGTTATGATgaataatcttttttttttaaagatttgtTACGTGGAGTCCTTGCTAAAACATTGTGATGTTGATTTTATGAATAATGATGCTAATAAAGTTTGAGATCCATTAGGAAAATGGTGTGTCAGTGAATCTGTTTTTGAATGTCCCTGCTGTTTCTCCTCAAACTTCCTTTGGACAGTTGAAAAAGTATTTGGCGGAGTTCTTCTGGGGAGCAGAGCTCACCGGGGGAGTTGCTATGAAAGGTCGCTCATCTCCCATATTGACGTTGTAGTATTTGGCTGAAAGACACGGGAAGAGGGTGGGTTAATTTGAGGAAAATATGGGCTCACTTGGTCTCTGGACCAAATGGCTCACTTGGTCTCTCATTTGCAGAGTTTCCTAGTTTTGAACTGAACCATGCAAAATGTAAAACTGGCAAAGGAAAATGTTAATCACTTCATATATGTCCAAGAATATTCAAGTTTGTGTAGCAATATGATACTGACAGAACCACCAAAAATGAACCATGTTTTGTCAGAAAAACATGACCTGTGGGAGGCCTCTTAATTGGCCAGAGCAGACACTAAATTGGGGCTCAGGGTATCTTAATGACAATGACTAGACAAACACCTCCCTCCTTATGGAGTAAGGAAGGGCTGCTGTTGATACAAACTTCTAGGACAGGATCCGGACCAAGCCGTGCCAGCAGACCCATctactccaccctcctctctgaccCATCCTGCCTAGACACATGGGGCTCAGATGTGTCGGACAGGATCCGGACCAAGCCGTGCCAGCAGACCCATctactccaccctcctctctgaccCACCCTGCCTAGACACATGGGGCTCAGATGTGTCCGACATTACTTTGTGTAAGGTCTAGGACTGGATTTTTACAGCAGACCGACAGGTGCAGGGTTTTCCACCAAACCATTTTTCATCAGACAGGCTACAGGCTCGGATTTGGGTAATAAAAATAGTATCTTGGCTAAATACTTACAGCGTGAGAAGAGGTAGTAGTTGTATCCCTCTGGTTTCTTGTGGGTGGGGATAGAAACGGCGGAGGTCACGGTGGACGGGAAGCCTCTCCAGGTCAGACGGATGTTGATCTCCTGTCCCAGCAGAGGCGCTGAGAGGAGAGACCGTTCAGTTTAGAGAGTGACAAAATGTAATTTGAGGAGTGTGATATTTGAACTGGAACATGTGTCTTGGAGTACAAATTCCAGTTTGAGGAAATTATGTAGTTCTTAAATCTGTCGGTTTACTTCTaataaaaacattaaaacattgtgAACCTCGTTTCCTCTTTCTCTTACCCTCCTTCCGAGCCGCATCTGAGTCTTTATAGAGAACTAAATGCATCTCAGATCAAATAAAACCTGTCCGTGAGTGGTTTTCCAGGTTCTCAGCACTGCCTGCCTCAGACTAATAAAATGTTCAGTGAAAGGACTGAAATGTCAAGTTGGGCAGCTCATTACCTGCTTGCCTAGCAACACGGTTGCGTACGGTATAAACAGAGTAGTGGACCTTCCTGCCGCATGTAGGGCTGATGCCAGACTGGTAGGAATACTTCTGCACCAAGCCTCCTGGAACACAATCATACAGATATCAGACGTGGTAGCTCAGGATGACATGGGCATGCTTGTTTTTTGTGCTTTACCAGAAACAGCCGAAACCTATGAGTAAATCTATTATCACTGGCTTTAGCAATACAAATTATTCTAATGTATTTATATCAGAGTTAATATTGTCACATTATGGTGtaagtcacaggaggttggtgtcaccttaattggggaggacgggctcataatggctggaatggaatggtatcaaatacaataaacacatggtttccatgtgtttgatgccattttaTTCGCTACGTTCCAGACATTAtaagctgtcctcccctcagcagcctccactgggtaAGTAGTGTACAGCAGTCAGTCACCTCTCTTGAAGAAGTAGACCGACTCTCTCCTCTTGCGGTACTCTGGCACAGACAGGGCAGCCGTGATCTGTCCTTGCAGCCCATCGAAGCCCGCCTTGATTAACTTGGGGTAGCCGGGCTCCATCATGCCATTCTCGAACCTCCAGTAGTTAGAACCCTATGGAGGGGAGAAGGCACATAGATAAACAATTTTGTTCTCTATCAACTCCACTTAATGTAGTATAAAAGTAGGTATTATAACACTATGTTTGGGATAGTTACATTCTAGGCCTATTGAACAGATACCCTTCACTTCAAGTCAGTAATACTGTATGACAAAATGGAAATTCTCCCATTTGCTTTGGGTATCTTATGTTTTAATGTTACATAGGTGGTGTACCTTGAAGAAGTATGTCTTGCCCTGGCAGTTGCAGCGGGTGAAGACTGTGTCGATGGGAGAAGGAATACCCCACACGTCTGTGATCCCACGGGCAGGTCCAGGCACCCTATTGCTGTCCAACACCCAGAAATAGTGTCCTAAAGAAGGAGGACAGTGGAAGCAACACTGGTATGGtatgtccatctgcatcctcaatTACTTTTCATCCTCatcctattttattttatttaactaggcaagtcagttaagaacaaatgatttacaatgatggcctaccctctATCTTCTAGTCTATAATACAGGGGTTGTCTTACTGTAGCTAACCATCTTTACCCTTGTAAATTAACGTGAAACATTTACATGTTTGGGGTTCTCTTGGGTTTGAAAACAATCAGTGTCACATCTACAAAATGTGGATAAGAGCTGAAGGACAGTCCAGTCACAACATCACAAAGGCAGACAGGGTGCGGTCTAGGAATGCAAACCCAACATCTGGTGTGTCTGGTACATAGACTATATAATTACAGTATCTAGACCAAGTGTTATGGTCTGGCACTGACCTCTGAAAACCACCACGGTCCCATTCCTCAGCGTAGTCACCGCGCCGACGGGACGACCGCTGCAGATGTTGGTGTCATTGTGTTCAtctggagaaaaagagaggactAATTAGAAAAACAAGTGAACTAGGACCATTTGAAATGTCTGTCCAAGTGTTAATTGgctaaaggggcaatcagcagttgctacagCAATTCTTTttgacttataaatgaatgacATGTACCCATTGATTCCTGAAGAATATAACAGTTCATGAGCTGAGTTCAGCTGTCGTACTttatcagaacccaaaatataaacttgttttactccaatgtttgtaaacaaagtaaatgtaaacaaacactaaatAGCCTCaatatggttaaaactataattttgatatcaggGTTGGTCAGTCCTTGTATCCATAGTCTATATTTCTCCAGGCCCGTCCCTCAGCTTTTTATTTAAACAGTGGCGTGAGAAcggtttgttattgtttcaactgctgattgctgcTTTAATGTGACCTCTTTCTGTTTTGCTCTGTGAAGGAGCTGAGGACTTTTTCTAAACCACAGAAAGTGCTGGACTGTCTTAGGCTATGGGAAAACTGTCACCTTTGACTGTCACCAGTTAATATAGTGCCGCTACACTTGGCAAGAGGAAGCTCTTTTCATCCAAGAGAAGTAATACAATCCAATGCGACACATTAAGGAAAGGATAGGCTGGCAAATCGATGTAGTAATAAGGCTGGTGACTCTACCATTGTACAGTAATAAGGCTGGTGACTCTACCATTGTACAGTAATAAGGCTGGTGACTCTACCATTGTACAGTAATACGGCTGGTGACTCTACCATTGTACAGTAATAAGGCTGGTGACTCTACCATTGTACAGTAATAAGGCTGGTGACTCTACCATTGTACAGTAATAAGGCTGGTGACTACCATTGTACAGTAATAAGGCTGGTGACTCTACCATTGTACAGTAATAAGGCTGGTGACTCTACCATTGCCCAGTAATAAGGCTGGTGACTCTACCATTGCCCAGTAATAAGGCTGGTGACTCTACCATTGTACAGTAATAAGGCTGGTGACTCTACCATTGCCCAGTAATAAGGCTGATGACTCTACCATTGTACAGTAATAAGGCTGGTGACTCTACCATTGCCCATTAATAAGGCTGATGACTCTACCATTGTACAGTAATAAGGCTGGTGACTCTACCATTGCCCAGTAATAAGGCTGGTGACTCTACCATTGTACAGTAATAAGGCTGGTGACTCTACCATTGTACAGTAATAAGGCTGGTGACTCTACTATTGCCCAGTAATAAGGCTGGTGACTCTACTATTGCCCAGTAATAAGGCTGGTGACTCTACCATTGCCCAGTAATAAGGCTGGTGACTCTACCATTGCCCAGTAATAAGGCTGGTGACTCTACCATTGCCCAGTAATAAGGCTGGTGACTCTACCATTGTACAGTAATAAGGCTGGTGACTCTACCATTGCCCAGTAATAAGGCTGGTGACTCTACCATTGCCCAGTAATAAGGCTGGTGACTCTACCATTGCCCAGTAATAAGGCTGGTGACTCTACCATTGCCCAGTAATAAGGCTGGTGACTCTACCATTGCCCAGTAATAAGGCTGGTGACTCTACCATTGCCCAGTAATAAGGCTGGTGACTCTACCATTGCCCAGTAATAGGTGCTCTACCACTTTGACTGTTTCGTTGCAATAGTATTAAAGTAATACAAAGCAAGATCCAACATGGTTAAGCTTACCTGCTTGGTAGTCCCTGGGGTTGTCTGTGCCCAGATCTTGGTTGATATCAGTGAGGGTGCTGGGCCGTGTAGGACTGGGCTTGGGTTTCCCTGTGGGTTTGCTGGGCTTGGGTTTCACTGTGGTTTTGTTGGGGGTGGGTTTGATGGTGGGGACGAGAGTGAGCTTCATGGGGTCTGTAGTGGTCTCCTCTGGTGCGGCCTTGTCTCCTTCCTCTTCATGTCCCGTTGGGTCTGTGGATGTGGCCTGAGGATCTGAGGTGGGAGGTGTTGCCAGATCTCCAGTCTGGGGGATACTGCTGTCATCAAAACTTTCTGGGGTGTCCACTCTGCCAGGTTTAGCTTCGGGACCACTATCAGAGGCCGCATTGGGATCCTGTGGGTCTGAAGGGGTGGTTGTTGGGGAATTCTCCTTGTAGCTGTCCTGCTCTGAGCTTGGGGTAGATCCTTCAGGGGCACTGGGTGTCTGGTCAGGCTTGGTGGAGGGGGTGGTGCTGTCTAGAGATGCAGGGGTAGCCTCCGGTTCCTCTGGGCCTGAGGGTGTACCCTGTGTGGGGCCGGTAGAGGTTGGGTCAGAGGCTGGTGTGGTGGCAGCATTCTCTGGGTTTGAGGGTCTGTGTTCAGAGTCCTTTGGCAGTGTGTTGTCAGATTCTGCCTTCTGACCCTCAGGGTCCAATTCACTCTGTCCTTCAGATAAGAGTTCAAGGGTGTCCTCTGTAGGAGTAGGCCCAGGCTGGGGCTCTGAGCTCGGGAAGACCTGGTCGGAGGGCTGGGGGGAGGCAGGGGTGGGCTCAGAGGAGGATCTAGGGGGAGTTGTGTCTAATGCAGACGGGCTGCTGCTGGAATCAGGCTGTCCCTCAGGAACACTGGAGTCTGGAGTTAGAAAAACATGAGATTTGATGTCTGTGTCAGATTTGATTTGACTCCAAATGACTCAAAGTAGATTGTGAAACACCTTGTCAAATGCAATTTCCAGGAACAGTGAAATAGTGATATGTGTGATATGGCTCAGCTATCATCTCCCACACTGTGCCCAAATGCTGTGGTGTGTATTGTTGGATTCAAAATgttgaacattgagatattaaaaACATGATAGATCAGACGCATAGTATATTAAGGAGTGAGATCTGTAGAAAGACAGAGTGGCTGTGGATTGTGCTGGATGGACGGGAGGAGATCAAAGGATTGCTATAGGGGAGgcagatggacatctgtggactaggtgaaggaggggttgaggtcaggaggtgaggtcAGATCCCCTGAAGGGAGTAATAAGGGTTTAGTATCCTGTTACCCTCTTCCTGTGGAACCATAAGAGGgaggtgtaagtcgctctggataagagcgtctgctaaatgacttaaatgtaaatgtaaatgtaaatgaggtgTGTCTTAAGTGGGAtataactcctgtcctgactgcATAATTAATTGCCGTACTGGGACAATAAAGATTGAATTTCATTGAATCCCTTACCTGCTGTCTCAGTGGGAACCTCTTTGGCTGGTTCGGCAAGGTAGGGGTTGGCCTCTGCTGGTGGGGTCCCCTCTTGGCCAGGTGTTGCCTCTGGATCCCATTCCTCAGGGAAGGGTGTGTAGTCCCCCTCTAAAATGGCCTCTTGCTCAGCTtcaggagagggaacagggagttCTGGCCAGGTCTCACCCTTTACATCTGTGGAAGGGAATAAGGGCAAATGAATGTCAAATTCACATTCACACATCTTCTAACTAGCAATTCAACAGGCTAAATAAAAAGTGAATTTGTAGCTATGTTGAGAAACGAGGAACAAttttctctcaccatctccccGTTCATCCTGGAGTTCTGGTTCTGGAGTGACCAATGGCATGAACTGGTCATCTGACACATTTGAAAATGAATGTAATTGTTTATTAACATAACTGAGTTATAGGTGGCATGTGTAATTGcacaactctgtctctctgatatttTCCTATTTTTCTAGTTCATCCTGGCATGTCTTGAATCAAACCACAGACACTGATGACATTCCAGGCTGGAATACACTTCTACAGTGCCAACGGGTCTGTAGTGGACTGGCCAGAGTGCATCAATCCAAAAACACCCTGTTTTATCCCGAATCGACCTTTGGGTTGCAACCCACATATAACACTTCCATCTCCTCATCCATCCTGGCCTCATCTCACCATTCCTCACTTCTCTCTTTGATTGAGACTGTGCCTGTTGCCCTCCTCCACACGGCCCACTCATAATGACATTATTTCCCCATGTTTCTCTTGGCCGTTGGGGCTGGCCCGGACACAGAGCTCCTGGCTACCTCTGAGGAGACATGGCCTCCGGGCTCCGGCTCAAGTCACAGCTGGAGAGAATGTCACAGCAGCAGGACAGGCAGCCAATCCAAAACATCTTGGAATCACACACTCTGCCATTTTTGACTGGTCAGGAAAAGTTCAAAAGATCTGTGTTTTTTTTATTACACAATATTACTCTCTTATTACAGGGAATGTTTTGACTTTGTCATTGGAAGATGTTGGGCTGAGTGAATAATTGTGAAAATTCAATTTTCAGTCTTATTGAGGGCTGAAGTGTTGGTTATCCATCTCCTCAGTAAGGTTGTTCTGAAGATACTGACCTTCATTTAGTTCCTCCTGTGGATTGGGAGTCATCTCTGGCTCCTCATTTGGCTGGATCTGGGGAGGCTCTGGCTCTGGTGTCAACCAAGTACTAAATGAGTCAGAGTATCCAAAAGCAACCAACTTTCCTATAATATCTCTCAAATCTAATATTTAATGAAATATACCTTTTGGTTTGTTATCAATTACGTTATTGCATGAGCTAGTCTTTGGTGTTGTACTGACTGGTTTTGTGCTTGTAGTGGTAAATACTAAGCCAGAAAATAATTAAGATGAACAGACAGGCTTCTGCATTTTAACATGCATAACGCTATTGATATGAATATACTGCATGAATAGTGCCAGCATGCCTATCTTTAAATAAAAGCTATACCTTTTGGTGTTTCATCATTTACGTTATTACATGAGCTAGTCTTCAGTGGTGTTGTGCTGCCTGGTTGTTTGGTGTCTGTAGTAATTATTAAAAGAGAAAAAAATGAACTGATGCAGGCTACTGCATGAGTTTAACATTTACATGCATAGTTACATGCCTAGTGCCAACATGCCTATCTTTAAATCAACTAACTCTAACCACTTTTTCATTGTAAGTCATACATTAATTTATACAATGTTATTTCATACATTAAATTATATActtataattattatatattttatatatacacTCTTTACCTGTGGATGCAATACAGAAAAGTTTGTCTACAGAAAGTAtgcacaccccttgactttttccacaatttgttgtgttacagtctgaatttaaaatggattcaattgagattttttgTGACtggtctacacaaaataccccataattcaaagtataatttttttaaacaaattaataaaaaatataaataaatgaaatatcttccatcaataagtattcaacccctttgttatggcaagcctaaatacgttcagtggtaaaaatgtgcttaacaagtcacattacCGGTAATAgcatttaacatttatttttttaatgactacctcatatcTGTACagcacacatacaattatatgtatGGTCCCTCAGTGGAACAGTGAATCTCCAACACAGATtcaagaccagggaggttttccaatgcctcacaaagaaggacaCCCATTGGTAGATGAGTAAAACAAATGTTaaagcagatattgaatatccctttgaacattgtcaagttattaatgacactttagatggtgtatcaatacacccagtcgctacaaagatacaggtgtccttcctaactcagttgccggagaggaaggaaaccgctcagggatttcaccatgaggccaatggtgactttaaaacagttacagagttgaatgtcTGTTATTGGAGaaaactaaggatggatcaacaacattgtagttactccataatactaacctaattgacagagtgtaaagaaggaagcctgaacagaatacaaatattccaaaacatgcatcctattttcaaacaaggcactaaagtaatactgcaaacaatgttgcaaagcaattaactttttttcCTGAATACCAAGTGTTATGTTTCGGGCAAATCCAATTCAACACATTACTgggtaccactcttcatattttcaagcatagtggtggctgcatcatgttatgggtatgcttgtaatagttcaggactggggagttttacaggataaaaaaagaaacagaatagagctaagcacaggcatatttctagaggaaaacctggttcagtctactttccaccagacactgggagatgaattcccctttcagcaggacaataacctaaaccacAAGGCCAGATCTACTGTACACTTACTAAGAAGATGGTgactgttcctgagtggccgatttacagtttgacttaaatctacttgaaaattcaagggcaagacctgaaaatataggtctagcaatgatcaacaaccaatttaatagagcttgaagaattttgaaaataataatgggcaaatgttgcacaattcaggtgtggaaagcttacccagaaagattcacagatgtaatcactgccaaaggtgcttctacaaagtattgactcgggtgtgaatacttgtgcAAATGAGAGACTTCTGTATTTCtatttcaataaattagcaaacatttctaaaaacatgttttcactttgtcattgtgggttattgTTTGTAGACGGGTGAGAAAATAcatttattgaatccattttgaagtcaggctgtaatgcaacaaaatatggaataagtcaaggggtatgaatactttctgaaggtaccgTACATGCAAAAAAAACATGCATGGTTTCAGTGTAGAATTTTACTTCAGAAGACCATGCTAGGTGTGTTTGACATTTTACTAACCTTCAATACCACACTGGCTCTTGTAATCTGGGCAGCACTTGCTGTAGCGTGCGCAGTCCGGATCACAGTCACACTGCCTGCCTCTCTTAAAGGATTCGCCACACCGCCCTTTACACGAGTCACCTGgtacacagacacagtcagacatacagtacatccatTATCACACCAGTCCCCTCCTGGTTATGTTATAACCCATGCATAATACCTGTACACCCATGTGCGTCTATATCATCTAAAAACACGTCAAGCATTCTAATGGGTTATTATGATCCACATCTTGTTTATCATAATGTAATGTCACTCGCATACCACAAATAAATAGATAAAAGTCCTTACTGGTGGTGCACTGGGATTCGTAGTCCTTACAGCACTCCTCGTGAGTGAGACAGTCATAATCACACTGGCACATGTAACCCCTGTAATactctcctccacatctcccaCTACAG of Oncorhynchus gorbuscha isolate QuinsamMale2020 ecotype Even-year linkage group LG15, OgorEven_v1.0, whole genome shotgun sequence contains these proteins:
- the LOC123996806 gene encoding proteoglycan 4-like isoform X2 gives rise to the protein MTPSVISALLLLACALPFNSAQSSCSGRCGGEYYRGYMCQCDYDCLTHEECCKDYESQCTTSDSCKGRCGESFKRGRQCDCDPDCARYSKCCPDYKSQCGIEEPEPPQIQPNEEPEMTPNPQEELNEDDQFMPLVTPEPELQDERGDDVKGETWPELPVPSPEAEQEAILEGDYTPFPEEWDPEATPGQEGTPPAEANPYLAEPAKEVPTETADSSVPEGQPDSSSSPSALDTTPPRSSSEPTPASPQPSDQVFPSSEPQPGPTPTEDTLELLSEGQSELDPEGQKAESDNTLPKDSEHRPSNPENAATTPASDPTSTGPTQGTPSGPEEPEATPASLDSTTPSTKPDQTPSAPEGSTPSSEQDSYKENSPTTTPSDPQDPNAASDSGPEAKPGRVDTPESFDDSSIPQTGDLATPPTSDPQATSTDPTGHEEEGDKAAPEETTTDPMKLTLVPTIKPTPNKTTVKPKPSKPTGKPKPSPTRPSTLTDINQDLGTDNPRDYQADEHNDTNICSGRPVGAVTTLRNGTVVVFRGHYFWVLDSNRVPGPARGITDVWGIPSPIDTVFTRCNCQGKTYFFKGSNYWRFENGMMEPGYPKLIKAGFDGLQGQITAALSVPEYRKRRESVYFFKRGGLVQKYSYQSGISPTCGRKVHYSVYTVRNRVARQAAPLLGQEINIRLTWRGFPSTVTSAVSIPTHKKPEGYNYYLFSRSKYYNVNMGDERPFIATPPVSSAPQKNSAKYFFNCPKEV
- the LOC123996806 gene encoding proteoglycan 4-like isoform X1; translated protein: MTPSVISALLLLACALPFNSAQSSCSGRCGGEYYRGYMCQCDYDCLTHEECCKDYESQCTTSDSCKGRCGESFKRGRQCDCDPDCARYSKCCPDYKSQCGIEDTKQPGSTTPLKTSSCNNVNDETPKEPEPPQIQPNEEPEMTPNPQEELNEDDQFMPLVTPEPELQDERGDDVKGETWPELPVPSPEAEQEAILEGDYTPFPEEWDPEATPGQEGTPPAEANPYLAEPAKEVPTETADSSVPEGQPDSSSSPSALDTTPPRSSSEPTPASPQPSDQVFPSSEPQPGPTPTEDTLELLSEGQSELDPEGQKAESDNTLPKDSEHRPSNPENAATTPASDPTSTGPTQGTPSGPEEPEATPASLDSTTPSTKPDQTPSAPEGSTPSSEQDSYKENSPTTTPSDPQDPNAASDSGPEAKPGRVDTPESFDDSSIPQTGDLATPPTSDPQATSTDPTGHEEEGDKAAPEETTTDPMKLTLVPTIKPTPNKTTVKPKPSKPTGKPKPSPTRPSTLTDINQDLGTDNPRDYQADEHNDTNICSGRPVGAVTTLRNGTVVVFRGHYFWVLDSNRVPGPARGITDVWGIPSPIDTVFTRCNCQGKTYFFKGSNYWRFENGMMEPGYPKLIKAGFDGLQGQITAALSVPEYRKRRESVYFFKRGGLVQKYSYQSGISPTCGRKVHYSVYTVRNRVARQAAPLLGQEINIRLTWRGFPSTVTSAVSIPTHKKPEGYNYYLFSRSKYYNVNMGDERPFIATPPVSSAPQKNSAKYFFNCPKEV